A region from the Sandaracinus amylolyticus genome encodes:
- a CDS encoding tetratricopeptide repeat protein: protein MSRCLLIAVCAMLSWLRTAPLCAQSARPCASPAECEQAAAVLAERAGERFAEGDLEAAVVLLREAIYLHETPALRHNLARSLAELGRWEEARAEYRNALRLALDDEARARMQAEVARLSALIRAGQSDSEASPSTPPAASVSAAPVSPEVELAPGTPFDPAPWVLAGGGVVVLGAAVALAVVFEDTVSQVRSAPSHEAAWPLAERAEGLAIGADVAFAVGGTLALAGVIWGIVVLASASSPGAQALRPSGGGLGAVF from the coding sequence CCGCTCTGCGCGCAGAGCGCGCGGCCGTGCGCGTCGCCCGCGGAGTGCGAGCAGGCGGCGGCGGTCCTCGCCGAGCGCGCCGGAGAGCGATTCGCGGAAGGCGATCTCGAGGCGGCGGTGGTCCTGCTGCGCGAGGCCATCTACCTGCACGAGACGCCGGCGCTGCGCCACAACCTCGCGCGGTCTCTCGCGGAGCTCGGCAGGTGGGAGGAGGCGCGCGCCGAGTACCGGAACGCCCTCCGCCTCGCTCTCGACGACGAGGCCCGAGCACGGATGCAGGCCGAGGTCGCGCGGCTGAGCGCGCTGATCCGAGCGGGGCAGAGCGACAGCGAGGCTTCGCCTTCGACGCCCCCGGCTGCGTCGGTCTCGGCCGCGCCGGTCTCCCCCGAGGTCGAGCTCGCCCCGGGCACCCCCTTCGACCCGGCGCCGTGGGTGCTCGCCGGCGGCGGCGTCGTCGTGCTGGGCGCCGCGGTGGCGCTCGCCGTGGTGTTCGAGGACACGGTGAGCCAGGTCCGCAGCGCGCCCAGCCACGAGGCTGCGTGGCCGCTGGCCGAGCGGGCCGAGGGCCTCGCGATCGGAGCGGACGTCGCCTTCGCGGTGGGCGGGACGCTCGCGCTGGCCGGTGTGATCTGGGGGATCGTCGTGCTCGCGAGCGCATCCTCGCCGGGCGCGCAGGCGCTGCGGCCCTCGGGAGGCGGGCTAGGCGCGGTGTTCTGA